From Pelotomaculum schinkii, one genomic window encodes:
- a CDS encoding DUF6431 domain-containing protein, whose product MQIPWNLPVKLSIYAKDRYSVVFPVLIKCPCCNSAVKLKRHGFYERNALANKRCYRISICRYLCPACLKTVSLLPWFLLPYFQHNRNTILKSLRESFRKTTAAVGRQLAAFYHKRFLANTPAIVSALREQHWRERLPADKNKGAIKIVRRLNFTRASETTLAEVNSLSNRILANFMARSF is encoded by the coding sequence TTGCAAATTCCTTGGAATCTACCTGTTAAGCTATCAATCTATGCCAAGGACAGATACTCAGTGGTCTTTCCCGTACTTATCAAGTGCCCTTGCTGCAATTCTGCAGTCAAGCTGAAACGGCACGGCTTCTATGAACGCAATGCACTAGCCAACAAACGATGTTACCGTATCAGCATCTGCCGGTACCTGTGTCCTGCCTGCTTAAAGACGGTATCTCTTTTGCCCTGGTTTCTTCTGCCTTACTTCCAACATAACCGTAATACCATATTAAAAAGCCTGCGGGAGAGTTTTAGAAAAACAACTGCTGCCGTTGGCCGCCAACTAGCCGCTTTTTACCATAAGCGCTTCTTAGCCAATACCCCCGCCATTGTCAGTGCTTTAAGAGAACAGCACTGGCGAGAGCGACTTCCTGCGGATAAAAACAAAGGGGCCATAAAGATAGTCCGCCGGTTAAACTTCACTCGGGCAAGTGAAACGACCTTGGCAGAGGTCAATAGTTTATCCAACCGGATCTTGGCTAACTTTATGGCAAGATCATTTTAA
- a CDS encoding reverse transcriptase domain-containing protein, which produces MLIRGYGSNSIKGLNSYKAKPLRRVYIEKKGKNKKRPLGIPTMYDRAMQTLYALALEPVAETTGDHVSFGFRKGRSAKDACEQIFCVLARKCSPAWILEGDIKGCFDNINHDWLQDNIPMDKRIMKQFSKSGFIYQGNLFPTVSGSPQGGAISSLYANMTLDGLEKLIQDKYHRNSKGKVENHYRAKTKVNLVRYADDFIITANTREIAEELKEIVGQFLENRGLTLSCNLARKVVLAGRIFLHIDYLKDDSEPSPIC; this is translated from the coding sequence ATATTAATAAGGGGGTATGGCTCAAACTCAATTAAGGGGCTTAATAGCTACAAGGCCAAACCCCTTAGAAGAGTCTACATTGAAAAGAAAGGGAAAAATAAGAAACGACCGCTGGGAATTCCCACCATGTACGACAGAGCCATGCAGACATTGTATGCACTAGCGCTCGAACCAGTAGCCGAAACTACAGGAGACCATGTTTCTTTTGGTTTTCGTAAGGGAAGAAGTGCTAAAGATGCCTGTGAACAGATATTTTGTGTATTAGCAAGAAAGTGTTCCCCTGCCTGGATATTAGAAGGGGATATTAAAGGCTGCTTTGACAACATCAACCATGATTGGCTACAAGATAATATACCAATGGATAAAAGAATTATGAAGCAGTTCTCGAAGTCAGGATTCATATACCAAGGAAATCTCTTTCCTACGGTCTCAGGTTCGCCGCAAGGAGGAGCCATTTCCAGTCTTTATGCAAATATGACACTAGATGGTCTTGAAAAACTAATTCAGGATAAATACCATCGGAACTCAAAAGGTAAAGTAGAAAACCATTATCGAGCAAAAACCAAAGTAAATTTGGTGCGATATGCGGATGACTTCATCATTACTGCGAATACAAGAGAAATAGCGGAAGAACTCAAAGAGATAGTCGGTCAGTTCCTTGAAAATCGAGGATTAACTTTATCCTGTAATCTTGCTCGTAAAGTAGTCCTGGCAGGCAGGATTTTTTTGCACATTGATTATCTAAAAGATGATTCAGAACCCTCCCCAATCTGCTAA
- a CDS encoding transposase, translated as MKRKRYPQDFKEQLVKEAQEVGNALSVAKRHGISEKSLYRWIQESKYKAWKETDGNAKKVAAYIPSPQEFKQIEKENNTLKKLLGEKDLEISILRDLVKKTRPGYPTE; from the coding sequence ATGAAACGTAAAAGATATCCTCAGGATTTCAAAGAGCAGCTTGTTAAAGAAGCCCAGGAAGTCGGTAATGCTCTTTCAGTTGCCAAGCGGCACGGAATTAGTGAAAAATCATTATACCGCTGGATTCAAGAATCTAAATACAAAGCTTGGAAGGAAACGGATGGAAATGCTAAAAAGGTAGCGGCATACATTCCATCACCCCAGGAATTCAAGCAAATAGAAAAGGAAAATAACACTCTTAAGAAGTTGCTTGGTGAAAAAGATTTAGAGATTTCCATACTTAGGGACCTGGTAAAAAAGACTCGCCCGGGCTATCCGACAGAATAG
- a CDS encoding IS3 family transposase translates to MVLKIVGVLEATYYHRKKSESQTSKKHSPRSGRPNTIYSWTKDRQLVSDEQIKEWLMELVAGEESTYGYRKLAICLRRQHNLIINHKKVYRLCKELDILAPQRRIKVNHPRRLAANRQITVSDQLWEVDLKYCYVAKEDRFFYLMSFIDVYDRMIVDYHLGLSCEGKHAAQILQRALWKRQLFETDIRPVIRSDNGPQFISHVFEEACVKFTVEHERIPPKTPNKNAHIESFHALLELECLSRYEFSSYQEAYQIVSEYIQFYNERRIHGSLYDFSPYEFRQRLRAGELKPFIIRV, encoded by the coding sequence ATGGTATTGAAAATTGTTGGTGTTCTTGAAGCAACTTACTACCATCGAAAAAAATCAGAGAGTCAGACTTCCAAAAAACATAGCCCAAGAAGCGGAAGGCCCAACACCATATATTCTTGGACAAAGGACCGGCAGCTGGTAAGTGATGAACAAATCAAGGAATGGTTGATGGAACTGGTTGCCGGGGAAGAAAGTACTTACGGATACCGGAAATTAGCTATTTGCCTGCGCCGGCAGCACAACCTGATAATTAACCATAAAAAAGTTTACAGGCTTTGCAAAGAGCTAGATATACTGGCGCCACAGCGGCGGATTAAGGTTAATCACCCCAGACGCTTGGCAGCCAATCGCCAGATTACAGTCTCTGATCAACTATGGGAAGTAGACTTAAAGTATTGCTACGTTGCTAAAGAAGACCGTTTTTTCTACCTGATGAGCTTCATTGATGTTTATGACCGAATGATTGTAGATTACCACCTGGGACTATCTTGTGAAGGGAAACATGCCGCCCAGATCCTGCAACGGGCTTTGTGGAAACGGCAGCTCTTTGAAACTGATATCCGACCAGTCATCCGAAGCGATAACGGTCCCCAATTTATAAGCCATGTGTTCGAAGAGGCCTGTGTGAAATTTACTGTCGAACATGAGCGGATTCCACCTAAAACACCGAATAAAAATGCCCATATAGAGTCTTTTCACGCCTTACTTGAGTTAGAATGTTTGAGTCGGTACGAATTTTCATCATATCAAGAAGCCTATCAGATAGTTAGTGAATACATTCAGTTTTATAATGAACGGCGTATACATGGTAGCTTGTATGACTTTTCGCCTTACGAATTCCGGCAGAGACTGCGTGCAGGTGAACTCAAACCCTTTATCATTAGAGTTTAG
- a CDS encoding reverse transcriptase N-terminal domain-containing protein, whose translation MNFSNSTTDKTERLKDKKTLAAQWESIDWTRVQKDVNRLQTRIAKATVKGDKNKVKRLQYLLTHSFCAKSYAVKKVTSNKGKNTSGIDKKLWSTSSSKMKAVLTLSDKHYRFKPLILESTPLILLFT comes from the coding sequence ATGAATTTTAGTAACTCAACGACGGATAAAACCGAGAGGCTAAAAGACAAAAAGACACTGGCTGCTCAATGGGAATCCATTGACTGGACGCGGGTGCAAAAAGATGTGAATAGGCTACAGACCAGAATTGCCAAGGCAACAGTGAAGGGCGACAAGAACAAAGTCAAAAGGTTACAATACTTACTAACCCATTCATTTTGTGCAAAATCCTATGCGGTAAAGAAAGTAACTTCGAACAAGGGGAAAAACACTTCTGGCATAGACAAAAAGTTATGGTCAACATCATCTTCAAAAATGAAAGCGGTGTTAACACTTTCAGATAAGCACTACCGGTTTAAACCCCTAATTTTAGAGTCTACTCCCCTTATTCTCTTGTTTACATAG
- a CDS encoding IS3 family transposase (programmed frameshift), with amino-acid sequence MKRYDKHFKEEAVRLVVELGRSVATVAKELGIHENTLHKWVSQYKEHKENAFPGSGNLLPEDAETRRLKKMIADLQEENAILKKGHGHLRKTPEIAYKFINQHRFKFRVEKMCQVFGVSRSGYYAWLKRPESRRKIRNKELIKKIRKVHQISRGTYGSPRITRTLKKQGITCSRNRVARLMRENDIAAKTRRKFKATTNSKHHYPVAENIVNQNFTASHPNQVWVADITYVATDEGWLYLAAIEDLFQRKIVGWAMDSTMTRQLVLDALRQAVWRYRPSAGLIHHSDRGSQYASHEYQQALKDYEMNASMSRKGNCYDNACMESFFGTLKRELIYGTRFKTRAEARQAIFEYIEVFYNRVRLHSALGYMSPVEYEQSFKTAA; translated from the exons ATGAAACGTTACGATAAGCATTTTAAAGAAGAAGCGGTCCGCCTGGTAGTAGAGTTGGGGCGATCCGTGGCAACGGTGGCCAAAGAACTCGGTATCCATGAGAACACCCTGCACAAATGGGTTAGTCAGTATAAAGAACATAAGGAAAACGCTTTTCCAGGCAGCGGCAATCTACTGCCAGAGGACGCAGAAACCAGGCGTTTAAAAAAAATGATAGCTGATTTACAAGAGGAAAACGCCATTCTAAAAAAGG GCCACGGCCATCTTCGCAAGACACCAGAAATAGCTTATAAGTTTATTAATCAGCACCGCTTCAAATTTCGGGTGGAGAAGATGTGCCAGGTTTTTGGAGTCTCTCGAAGCGGTTACTATGCTTGGCTGAAAAGGCCGGAAAGCCGGCGAAAAATCCGGAATAAAGAACTAATTAAAAAGATCCGTAAGGTTCATCAGATTTCCCGGGGTACTTATGGTAGTCCGAGAATAACCAGGACCTTGAAGAAACAAGGCATTACTTGCAGCCGGAACCGGGTGGCCCGCCTGATGCGGGAGAACGATATAGCCGCCAAGACAAGGAGAAAATTTAAGGCTACCACTAACTCAAAGCACCATTATCCGGTTGCTGAAAACATTGTTAATCAGAACTTTACTGCCAGCCATCCTAATCAGGTCTGGGTTGCTGATATTACATATGTCGCAACGGATGAAGGGTGGTTATACCTTGCAGCTATTGAAGACCTGTTCCAAAGAAAGATTGTGGGCTGGGCTATGGACAGTACAATGACTCGCCAGTTGGTCCTGGATGCTCTCAGACAGGCAGTTTGGCGGTATCGGCCATCAGCAGGACTTATTCATCACTCAGACCGCGGGAGTCAATATGCCAGTCATGAATACCAGCAAGCTTTAAAGGACTACGAAATGAACGCCAGTATGAGCCGCAAAGGTAATTGTTATGACAACGCCTGTATGGAATCGTTTTTTGGAACCCTGAAGAGGGAACTGATTTATGGTACCCGATTTAAAACAAGAGCTGAAGCCCGTCAAGCCATCTTTGAATATATTGAAGTCTTTTACAACCGGGTTCGGCTGCATTCAGCCCTTGGATATATGTCGCCAGTCGAATACGAACAATCCTTTAAAACAGCAGCGTAA
- the cas2 gene encoding CRISPR-associated endonuclease Cas2, producing MYVILVYDISNEENGPKTWRRVFKICKKYLTHIQDSVFEGELSESQIFKLKGELKKHLRTDLDSCIIFKSRNEKWLDKEFWGREDNATSNFL from the coding sequence TTGTATGTCATACTGGTCTATGATATAAGTAATGAAGAAAACGGGCCGAAGACATGGCGCAGGGTTTTTAAAATTTGCAAGAAATATTTGACCCATATTCAGGACTCAGTATTTGAAGGAGAGCTTAGCGAGTCCCAAATATTTAAGCTAAAAGGCGAGTTAAAAAAACATTTACGCACTGATTTAGATTCATGCATTATTTTTAAGAGCAGGAATGAAAAATGGCTGGATAAAGAGTTTTGGGGAAGGGAGGACAATGCGACTAGTAATTTTCTATAA
- the cas1b gene encoding type I-B CRISPR-associated endonuclease Cas1b, producing the protein MKQAYYIFSNGILKRNDNTLQLVYEDGQKKDIPIERVDELYILGETSVNTKLLDFLAKNNICIHFYNYYEYYVGSFTPRESLVSGKVLICQVQHNQDHGKRMALAKAVIQAASYNIYRNIRYYNKRGKDLESHMARIENLRDSINYCENIEELMGVEGNIRKIYYDTWETIINQQIDFRKRVKHPPDNMINSLISFINSLVYTKVLSEIYKTQLNPTVSFLHEPSTKRFSLSLDIAEVFKPLIADRLIFTLLNKNMINEKSFDVDQYYLRLKPQALKLITNELDQKLKTTIKHRDLGRDVSYQYLIRLELYKLIKHIIGEKPYQGFKIWW; encoded by the coding sequence ATGAAGCAAGCCTATTACATTTTCTCAAATGGAATCCTTAAACGCAATGATAACACTTTGCAACTCGTTTACGAAGATGGTCAGAAAAAGGATATCCCTATTGAACGGGTTGACGAACTCTACATTTTAGGTGAAACGTCTGTCAATACCAAGCTCTTGGATTTTTTGGCTAAAAACAATATTTGTATTCATTTTTATAATTATTACGAGTATTATGTTGGCAGTTTTACACCGAGAGAAAGCTTGGTGTCAGGGAAGGTTTTGATCTGTCAGGTTCAGCACAATCAAGATCATGGAAAAAGGATGGCATTGGCTAAAGCGGTTATTCAAGCAGCTTCCTACAATATATATAGAAATATCAGATACTACAATAAACGGGGTAAAGACCTTGAAAGCCACATGGCAAGAATTGAAAATCTTCGTGACAGCATTAATTATTGTGAAAACATAGAGGAATTAATGGGTGTGGAAGGAAACATCCGTAAAATATATTATGATACATGGGAAACTATTATCAATCAGCAAATTGATTTTAGAAAAAGGGTTAAGCATCCCCCGGATAATATGATCAATTCCTTGATATCTTTCATAAATTCCCTGGTGTATACCAAAGTTCTAAGTGAAATTTATAAAACGCAATTAAATCCCACCGTCAGCTTCTTGCATGAACCAAGTACAAAAAGATTTTCACTGAGCCTTGATATTGCTGAAGTTTTTAAACCATTAATAGCGGACAGGCTGATTTTTACTTTGTTGAATAAGAATATGATTAATGAAAAATCCTTTGATGTGGATCAATATTATCTGAGGTTAAAGCCACAAGCATTAAAATTAATTACGAATGAGCTGGATCAGAAACTAAAGACAACTATAAAACACAGGGATTTAGGGCGGGATGTTTCTTATCAATACTTAATCCGGCTGGAGTTGTACAAGCTTATCAAGCATATCATTGGGGAAAAACCTTATCAGGGTTTTAAGATTTGGTGGTGA
- a CDS encoding CRISPR-associated protein Cas4 yields MKRKITGMMYAYFHLCKRKLWYSSYNIDMEQDNENVLIGRFIDEGSYSRKDKHLLVDGVINIDYIDKGIIHEIKKTKKMDQMAIAQAKYYIYYLKKMNIDVTEAVIDYPLLKEKQKVLWSDADALEIERNLLEIEVILGREFPPNDYQKKSVCRKCAFFDICYIGGDL; encoded by the coding sequence ATGAAACGAAAGATCACCGGGATGATGTATGCTTATTTTCACTTATGTAAACGCAAGCTATGGTATTCAAGCTACAACATCGACATGGAACAGGACAATGAAAACGTACTCATTGGCCGTTTTATTGATGAGGGCAGCTATTCCAGAAAGGACAAACATCTATTGGTGGATGGCGTCATTAATATTGATTATATTGATAAAGGCATTATCCATGAGATTAAAAAAACAAAAAAGATGGATCAAATGGCGATAGCCCAGGCCAAGTATTATATTTATTATTTAAAGAAAATGAACATTGATGTCACCGAAGCAGTTATTGATTATCCCCTGTTGAAGGAAAAGCAAAAAGTTTTATGGAGTGATGCCGACGCACTGGAGATTGAACGGAATCTATTGGAAATAGAGGTTATTCTGGGGAGAGAATTTCCGCCTAACGATTATCAAAAAAAGTCAGTATGTCGGAAATGCGCTTTTTTTGATATTTGCTATATTGGGGGTGACTTATGA
- the cas3 gene encoding CRISPR-associated helicase Cas3', translating to MVFYAKSDGKTTIEMHTRDLLNHLSRFLSCYPAAFVNIDSRIAAAIKVAALYHDLGKINTRFQNSMYKTALLPDLLKAAYKENQLEQIPHGVLSLAFMDIQELNRMFGEAITKAIRLAVCYHHDRKLVYEFKNYKTLIYEVIEKDLTRNVKELDFTLLEYLVPVKSGILRMPEPERISAEQWLIYAIIKGMLNRLDYAASSGLEENTFEIKHNDGGTNLPKQIRARFAQEFKADLNQVQRYMLNNRDKNLVVRASTGIGKTEGALLWIGEDKGFYTLPLKVSINAIYDRIASDYNYKNVRLLHSDALTRYIDQSDKDGDTDPMVLYSQSRLFSSPLTVCTVDQLFPFVFKHNGGEQLIATLAYSRVVIDEIQMYSSDIVAALVCGLKLIQDAGGRFAVITATMPAIITNLMKNEGIDFTLSESFFPESPARHFMRLYDGEIDLEAIKRDGKDKKVLVIVNTVGKAQELYRQLKGENARLLHSLFIKRHRKMLEEAIMNFSKYDEKGIWITTQLVEASLDIDFDVLYTEMCTGDSLLQRLGRCNRRGRTVPEKPNVFVFNTKNGRQTGSNKGIYDRVLYDVSWEMLKPYADRLFEEKEKFAYVDSIYDENKNKQLIDSGYYKDIVRKLEVLKNIKPFDKSKERVQNEFREILSVTLMPDAVYEQLGVADKLDEWQARLKKDSGLANHDKIKLKSDIQDYTVSVSLSYRNDRRVDKGAVEIIYQNSGIFRSMNEYEFDEESLLGVGFVKGKFKPDNSL from the coding sequence ATGGTCTTTTATGCTAAATCGGATGGCAAAACTACCATTGAAATGCATACCAGGGATTTGCTTAACCATCTCAGTAGATTTTTAAGCTGTTATCCTGCTGCCTTTGTAAATATAGACAGCAGGATAGCTGCTGCCATAAAAGTGGCTGCCCTATACCACGATCTAGGTAAAATCAATACAAGATTTCAGAACTCCATGTATAAAACAGCGTTGCTGCCGGATCTTTTGAAAGCTGCCTATAAAGAAAATCAGCTAGAGCAGATACCGCATGGTGTGTTGAGCCTGGCCTTTATGGATATACAGGAACTGAACAGGATGTTTGGAGAGGCAATAACCAAAGCTATCAGGCTGGCGGTCTGTTATCATCATGATAGAAAGTTAGTATACGAATTTAAAAACTATAAGACTTTGATATATGAAGTCATTGAAAAAGACCTGACAAGAAATGTTAAAGAACTGGATTTCACGCTGCTGGAATATCTGGTGCCCGTAAAAAGTGGTATTCTCAGGATGCCGGAGCCGGAGCGCATATCGGCTGAGCAGTGGCTGATTTATGCTATTATCAAAGGCATGCTGAACAGGCTGGATTATGCCGCCAGCAGCGGTCTGGAGGAAAATACTTTTGAAATTAAACACAATGATGGCGGGACAAACCTGCCTAAGCAAATACGTGCTAGATTTGCTCAAGAATTTAAGGCAGATTTAAATCAAGTCCAAAGATATATGCTGAATAATCGTGATAAAAACCTGGTCGTCAGGGCTTCTACTGGGATAGGCAAAACAGAAGGCGCCCTCTTATGGATTGGTGAGGACAAAGGTTTTTATACCCTTCCCCTTAAGGTGTCTATCAATGCGATCTATGACCGGATAGCTTCAGACTATAATTATAAAAATGTAAGGCTGCTCCATTCGGATGCTTTAACCAGGTATATTGACCAATCAGACAAAGATGGGGATACGGACCCGATGGTTTTATACAGCCAATCCCGTCTTTTCTCCAGTCCCCTCACCGTGTGTACAGTAGACCAGTTATTTCCCTTTGTTTTTAAACATAATGGCGGCGAACAATTGATTGCTACGCTGGCATACTCCAGGGTCGTTATTGATGAAATACAAATGTATTCCAGTGATATTGTTGCAGCGTTGGTATGCGGCTTGAAACTAATACAGGACGCAGGCGGTAGATTTGCTGTTATAACTGCCACCATGCCCGCAATTATAACAAATTTAATGAAGAATGAAGGGATTGACTTTACCTTGTCGGAGTCCTTCTTCCCTGAAAGTCCGGCCAGGCATTTTATGAGGCTTTACGATGGAGAGATTGATCTTGAGGCTATCAAAAGAGATGGCAAGGATAAAAAAGTGCTGGTGATAGTCAATACTGTTGGTAAAGCGCAGGAGTTGTATAGACAGTTAAAAGGCGAAAATGCAAGACTCTTGCATAGTCTTTTTATTAAGCGTCATCGTAAGATGCTGGAAGAGGCGATTATGAACTTTTCCAAATATGATGAAAAGGGTATCTGGATTACGACTCAGCTTGTTGAAGCCAGTCTGGATATTGATTTTGATGTGCTATACACGGAGATGTGTACCGGCGACAGTTTGCTTCAGCGTCTTGGCAGGTGTAACAGGCGGGGCAGGACAGTACCGGAAAAGCCGAATGTTTTTGTGTTCAATACAAAGAACGGGAGGCAAACGGGTAGTAATAAAGGCATCTATGACCGGGTTTTATATGATGTGTCGTGGGAGATGCTTAAGCCCTATGCGGACAGATTATTTGAGGAAAAAGAAAAGTTTGCATATGTAGATAGTATCTATGATGAGAATAAAAATAAGCAACTTATTGACAGCGGGTATTATAAGGATATTGTAAGAAAGCTGGAGGTGCTTAAAAACATCAAGCCCTTTGATAAGTCAAAAGAAAGAGTGCAAAACGAGTTCAGAGAAATTTTAAGCGTTACACTGATGCCGGATGCAGTCTATGAACAGCTTGGTGTGGCTGATAAATTGGATGAGTGGCAGGCGAGACTAAAAAAAGACAGCGGACTTGCAAATCATGATAAAATTAAATTGAAAAGTGATATACAGGACTATACTGTTAGCGTAAGTCTGAGTTACCGCAACGACAGAAGAGTTGACAAGGGTGCCGTTGAAATTATTTATCAAAATAGCGGTATTTTTAGAAGTATGAATGAGTATGAGTTTGATGAAGAGAGTTTGTTGGGTGTGGGCTTTGTCAAGGGAAAATTTAAGCCTGATAATAGTTTGTAG
- the cas5 gene encoding CRISPR-associated protein Cas5, producing MKAVKIKAYASSANFRKPSSFQIKESFPLPPYSTVIGMVHTACGYRQYVPMRVAVQGSYESVVNDLYTRYEFLAFDKNDLSRHNLVIEDNGQTFGLYSVNKTIVSKGKKDWKKYGVNRGTGYVETLIGLKLILHICPDEQARIDEIYNGIKYPQTFLALGRHEDLLCIEDIAIVEITEQDHDVILEHDLYIPELYLDRWDYDLRPKGTFFKLNKVFAIDSKTGVRRWDKPIRACYAAQGSSLENLLPVDSEGDVALII from the coding sequence ATGAAAGCGGTAAAAATTAAGGCTTACGCAAGTTCAGCAAATTTTCGCAAGCCTTCCAGCTTTCAGATTAAAGAATCCTTTCCGCTACCGCCTTATTCAACAGTTATCGGCATGGTGCATACAGCGTGCGGTTACCGGCAATATGTACCCATGCGGGTTGCTGTGCAGGGAAGCTATGAATCTGTTGTGAATGATTTGTATACCCGGTATGAGTTTCTGGCTTTTGATAAAAATGATCTCAGCCGGCACAACCTGGTTATAGAAGACAACGGGCAAACCTTCGGGTTGTATTCTGTAAATAAAACCATCGTATCAAAGGGAAAAAAGGATTGGAAAAAATACGGTGTCAACAGAGGCACGGGCTATGTTGAGACACTAATAGGTTTAAAGCTGATTTTGCACATATGCCCTGACGAACAAGCCAGGATCGATGAGATATATAATGGTATCAAGTATCCGCAAACCTTTCTTGCCCTGGGCAGGCATGAAGATTTGCTGTGTATAGAAGATATTGCAATTGTTGAGATAACGGAACAGGATCATGATGTTATATTGGAACATGATTTATATATACCGGAACTTTATTTAGATAGATGGGATTACGATTTAAGACCAAAAGGTACTTTTTTTAAGCTGAATAAGGTGTTTGCAATTGACAGCAAAACTGGTGTGAGAAGGTGGGACAAGCCAATCAGAGCTTGCTACGCGGCACAGGGGAGCTCTCTTGAAAACCTGCTTCCCGTCGACAGCGAAGGAGATGTTGCTTTGATTATTTAG
- the cas7i gene encoding type I-B CRISPR-associated protein Cas7/Cst2/DevR: MKSKGLTLSMIFEAQSGNYGEGFGNIQVLKKISRGDGGVYSYISRQALRYNIINQLGWDNTPVEGSGSGDKKVVQFAPSTRISDYPEIDLFGYMKTEEGEYGINRPAVVRLSHAIALETYHAEMDYLTNMGLALRGKNLVNSISQSEIHKSFYAYTITIDLDRVGKDTDQAGGVTEEIPDEIKAARVVDLLKTVQFLYRDIKGRRENLAPVFAIGGVYNRKNPYFEGRLKLNKCSLDTDIIKEMLKDEDVKENTLIGLLDGILDNSVKIKADLAPVDINSLFNALIKKVEAYYNESGKN, encoded by the coding sequence ATGAAGTCAAAGGGATTAACATTATCAATGATATTTGAGGCGCAAAGCGGAAACTATGGCGAAGGTTTTGGCAATATCCAGGTGCTAAAAAAAATTTCCCGGGGTGACGGTGGGGTCTATAGCTATATCTCCAGACAAGCATTGCGTTATAACATCATCAACCAATTAGGTTGGGATAACACGCCGGTTGAAGGATCCGGAAGCGGTGACAAAAAGGTTGTTCAGTTTGCTCCAAGTACTAGAATATCCGATTATCCAGAGATTGATTTATTTGGCTATATGAAAACGGAGGAAGGCGAATACGGTATTAACCGTCCAGCAGTAGTACGCCTAAGTCACGCAATAGCCCTTGAAACTTATCATGCAGAAATGGATTATCTGACAAATATGGGCCTTGCTTTAAGAGGAAAAAACCTTGTTAACAGCATTTCTCAGAGTGAGATACACAAATCCTTTTATGCCTATACAATTACAATTGATTTAGACCGTGTGGGAAAAGATACCGACCAGGCAGGAGGAGTGACTGAAGAGATACCGGATGAAATAAAAGCTGCAAGAGTCGTGGACTTGCTAAAAACCGTCCAATTTCTTTACCGGGATATTAAAGGCCGCAGGGAAAATCTGGCGCCGGTATTTGCTATAGGGGGCGTTTACAACAGGAAAAATCCTTATTTTGAGGGCAGACTTAAGCTCAATAAATGCAGTCTGGATACTGATATCATCAAAGAAATGTTAAAGGATGAGGATGTCAAAGAAAATACATTAATTGGGTTATTAGACGGTATCCTGGACAATTCCGTTAAGATAAAAGCTGATCTTGCGCCGGTTGACATAAACAGCCTGTTCAATGCACTGATCAAGAAAGTTGAGGCGTATTACAATGAAAGCGGTAAAAATTAA